The Candidatus Schekmanbacteria bacterium genomic interval AATAGAGACAATCCTTGATACCCTGCTTTCATCTGATGTGAACAAAATAGTAACCGTCCTGCGCAAAGGTGATGAAGATATTTCAAGGCTTATCCCTCATAATAAAAAAATCATTAAGACATTTAACCCTGAGCCGGAAGGAGATATGTTTTCGTCGATTGTGTGCGGTGTGAAATCCCTTGGCGGTGAACCGGGGGGAGTCATGATATTCCTGGGCGAACATCCTTTAGTTGATTATGAAACAGTAAACAGGCTTGTGGAGACTTTTGACAGCTCAGACAAAAAAATAATAATCCCTGTTTATAATGGAGCTAAAGGGCATCCCGTTATCCTGCACAAATCCTTGAGGGAGGAAATATTGGGGGGTACTTTCAGGAACGGGCTCAAGGGTTTGATTGAAGCACATGAAAATGATATCCTTAAAATTACAGTTGATTGCAAGGGAACGGTCATTGACCTTGATACGCCGGAAGATTATAAAAAACTTTTGGAGGAATCGTAAAATGGATATCTTTGAAGAGATAGTTAAACTTAAAAATGAAGGAATCCCGGCTGCCCTTGTGACCATTATAAAGACTAAGGGCTCTACACCAAGGGAAGTCGGAGCAAAGATGATAGTAGCAGGGGATGGAACGGCACGCGGAACTATCGGAGGCGGCTGCGTTGAAGGACAGGTATGGGACGAGGCAAAGGAAGTGATAAAAAACGGGAAGGTAAAGATATTGGAATTTGACCTTCTCGATGATCCCCTTGAAGGCGAAGGGCAGGCGTGCGGCGGCTGGATGCAGGTTTTGATAGAACCTGTTGCTGTTCCTGATACAGCGATTATTTTAGGTGCAGGACATATCTCGCTTAATCTTGGAATATTACTCAATATGCTGGGTTTCCGTCTTATAATTGCAGACGACCGCGACGAGTATGCTTCGGCAGAAAGATTTCCGGAGGCTGATGAGATTATTGTAAGTGAATTTGAGAATCTCTTTGAAAAGCTCAAGATAACTGATAATACCTATATTGTCATAGTGACGCGGGGACACAAATATGACAGGATGATGCTTGAGAAAAGCCTAAGGACAAATGCCTGTTATGTGGGGATGATAGGGAGCAGGGCAAAGCTTAAGGCATTGTTCGACTCAATGAAATCTCAGGGCTTTGATGATAAGGATATAAAGAGGGTGCACTCTCCCATAGGAATTCCAATACATAGTGAAACTCCGGAGGAGATCGCAGTCAGCATAGCTGCCGAGATAATAAAGTTTAAAAAGGAACTTCATGGGAAAGCAAAGGGATGACATTTTCTGAAACTGATGGAAAAGCCAAGAAATATGCCTTTGAAGGACGCATATTAACAGTCACAACACTTGTAACAGAGACTGCTTTCCTTGTGTGGTTTCTTTTCTCCGGCGCATCCATACTTGTCCGTGATTACTGCTTGTTGTTGACAGCAAATTATTATGCCGCGGTCTTCGGTTATTTTCTTTTATTTTTTGGGATACTTGAAGCGCTTTCA includes:
- a CDS encoding nucleotidyltransferase family protein; its protein translation is MVSVVLLCAGKSQRMGSSKLLLPFRGKTVIETILDTLLSSDVNKIVTVLRKGDEDISRLIPHNKKIIKTFNPEPEGDMFSSIVCGVKSLGGEPGGVMIFLGEHPLVDYETVNRLVETFDSSDKKIIIPVYNGAKGHPVILHKSLREEILGGTFRNGLKGLIEAHENDILKITVDCKGTVIDLDTPEDYKKLLEES
- a CDS encoding XdhC family protein is translated as MDIFEEIVKLKNEGIPAALVTIIKTKGSTPREVGAKMIVAGDGTARGTIGGGCVEGQVWDEAKEVIKNGKVKILEFDLLDDPLEGEGQACGGWMQVLIEPVAVPDTAIILGAGHISLNLGILLNMLGFRLIIADDRDEYASAERFPEADEIIVSEFENLFEKLKITDNTYIVIVTRGHKYDRMMLEKSLRTNACYVGMIGSRAKLKALFDSMKSQGFDDKDIKRVHSPIGIPIHSETPEEIAVSIAAEIIKFKKELHGKAKG